A stretch of DNA from Pseudomonadota bacterium:
CGGGCCGGAGGCGGACGCGGTGAAGGTGCCGGTAACGACCAAGCTGGCACCAGCGAGATCGGCGATCCGCGCCTTCTGCACCGTCACCTCGCCGCCGCGCACCATGGCCTCGATGCTGAGGTCGCGCAGGCTGAGGCCGTCGAGCGTCAACAGGTCGGCGCCGAAATTGAGATTGGCATCGAATTTCGGCAACCGCGTCAGCCAGGCGAACGAGGCCGCGGTCACGTCGCTTTGATAGGCGTCGAGATTCAGCCGATCGAGTGCCACGCGCAGCCCGAAGGCGGGTGGATCTTCAAGGAGAAGCGTCAAGCCGCCGCGCAGCCGCGTGCTGTCGACGCGGAGATCGACGCCGCTCAGCTGCGCCTCATCCGGCGTCAGGCTGAGCCGCGCCGAGAGCGAGGCGCGGCGGAGCCGGGTCGGCGCCGCCCCGGAGACGTCGATACCGAGCCAATTCATCGCCAGGCGCAGATTGTCCGAGTTGAGGTCGAGATCGAGATCGAGGCGGGGCGCCTCGCCGCGCGCGATCAGGGTCCCGAAGGCCGACAGCTCCGAGCCGCCGGGCAATTGCGCCGTCAGGTGCCTGAGCACCGCCTCGCCATCGGTGAGCGCGGCGGCGAGCTGCACCTGGCGCATGAGGCCGCCGCGCCAGGGCATGCTGTCGACCTTGAGCTCGAGATTGGCGCCAAGCCCGCGCGGCAGCTGGAAGCGGCCGTTCCTGGCCATCCGGCGCCACCCATCGATGAGCGGCTCCAGCTCGAGATGGGTGATCCTGATCGACGCATCGAGGCTCGGCGCCGCGCCGAAGCTGGCCTTGAGGCTTCCGTCGATGTCCACACCGGCGAGCTCGGCTTGCAGCTGGGCGAGCTCGACCGTGTCGCCTAGGGTGTGCAAGGCCGCGTCCATGCTGAACGGTTTCGGCAAGAAGGCGAAGGCGCTCTCCTCGAAGCCGCCGAGACGCGCCAGCGTCCCAAGGAAGCGCTCCGGGTCGCTCGCGGCCAGCGCCAGACGGCCGGAAAGCGCCGGCGTACCCGTGCCGTCGGCGAGCGTCCCGGAGAAGCGCGCATTGCCGGCGGCGGTGGCGAGCCGGAGCGCCAACCCGGCCGCTCCGGCTTCGCCCGGCGCCAGCGTTCCCTTGAGTTCGGCGGCGCTATCGCCGACGGTCGCGGTGAAGACCAGCTCGAAGGATCCGAGCGGAGCATCTCTGACGACTGCGCCCGCCAGCTTTTCTGCGCGCGGGCGCCCGGTCTTGGCGGCGGCGAGGATCATCCCGCCCTCGACGGCGACCCGGGCGAGCCCCGCAGGCCAGTTTGGCGCCAGCCCGTGCGCGAGCCCGCCAACAGCCAGGCTCGGCTCGATCAAGGTCACGGAGGACATCTCGAAGCTGCCGCCGAGGAGCGCTGCCACCACCGGTTTGAGGCGCACCAGGCGGGCGGTGAGGAGAGGGTTCTCCTCGCTCGCTCCGATGGCGACGGCCGAGAACGAGATGACCGGCGCCGGCAAGAACTCGATGGTGACGCCGCCGGTGATGCGAACCGGCTGTCCCAGCCAATGGCTGCCCGCGTCGGCGAGCGCCGGGCGGAAGCGGTTCCAGTCCACGGCAAACGGCAGGACCAGCACGGTCGCGAGCGCCAGCGCCAGAGCGGCAATGCAGGCATAGAAAGAGGCGCGCATGAGCGCGGGCACTCAGCCGATGGGACTCAGGTGCATTGACCTAGGAGACCACGGACCGCCGTCCGCCAGCAACCGTTCCAACTCCCGATCGTCATGACCGGGGGCCTGGCTAAAGCGGAGGGCGAGGCGGCGGCGAAGCGAAGCCGCGGCTAGTTTGCCTCGCCGAGCTGAACGTGGATCTGGCGCACGAAGGCGCGGAAGCGGGCGAGGTCGGCGCCTTGCAGCCGCTCGCGGGCATTGATGCGCGCCGTCGTCGGGTTGACCCGCTGATTGTCGACGAGCAGCTCGAAATACAGGTGATCGCCGGTCGCCAAGCCGGAGTGGCCCACCTTGGCGATGGCCTGGCCTTGGCGGATGCGAGAGCCCTCGGTGATGCCGGGAGCGAAGGAATCCAGATGCGCGTAGGTCGTGGCATAGCGCTCGCCATGACCGATGCGGATGTAGAGCCCGTAATTGCCGCGCCAGCCCATATCCTCAATTACACCCTCGGCGGCGGCCAAGACCGGCGTGCCGCGCGGCGCGCGGTAGTCGACGCCGCGATGCATGCGCCGATCGCCCAAGACCGGATGCATCCGCATGCCGTAGCCGGAGCTGACCTTGCCGCCGGAGATGGGTGTGATGAAGTGCGTCTCGTTCAGGACCCGGCCCTCGCCATCGAGGAACTTCGGCTCGCCGTCCCGGGGCGCGTAGCGGTAGACTTGGTGCTGCTTGCCTTGCGTGGTGAGCGTCGCGTAGCGAAGCTGGATGCGATCGGCTTGACGCCGGCTGGCGACAGCCAGACGCTCGTAGATCACCTCGAAGCTCGTGCCGCGGGCGACCCGCTTGGGAAGCGTGGGGTCGTGATCGAAGCCTTGGATCACCTCGCCTGCGATCCGCGCCGGCACACCGGCCGAGATGAGCGAGCCTCGGAAGCTGGTGGCGATCTCGCCGGTGACGCGTTCAACCATCAGGCTTGGCTTGCCGTTGACCTGAGCCGCGCGGAACCCACCATCCCCGGCGCGCACCAGGGTCAAGGACAGCTCGGGCTGGACCTCGAGATGGACGGCCACCAGCTCCGGCGACTCCCCGGCCTCATTCAGGGTAAGGGTCACGACAGTGCCGACATTGAGCCGGCGCAGATCGACGAAATCCTGAGCGGCCTCGATCGCCCTGGTGGCGGCTTCGCGGTTGACCCCGGCGGCCAGCAACACCTTGAGCAAGGTGTCGCCTTGCCCGAGGGTCAGCTCCTGCACCACGGTGAGGCTGCCGCCCGAGCCGGCTGAAGGCGATTGATTGGCAGGCTGGGTATCGCGCGACAGCGACAGCACTTGCTCGAGCGGAGCCCAGTCGAAAAACCCGGCGGAAGCGGGAAGGTAGACGGCAGGGGCAATGGTCAGAAAGGCGGTACCGAGACAAAAGGATAGTATTTTAGGAAATTGCATCCCTTGCATCACTCCCCCCGCCGCCAATGCTGTCCCCAGATCTGCTTGTTTTGTACCGCGAGCTCGGCTTTGACGCCTTATCCCTGGATTTATTCCAAATGCTCGTTTTCTTCTGTTTGTTCCTTAACCACAAATCGGCCTGTGGTCAACCCGCGAAAACTTAAGGCGAATGCCGGACGCACGCCCAAACCGGCCCGGAATCCCAGGCGC
This window harbors:
- a CDS encoding peptidoglycan DD-metalloendopeptidase family protein, which encodes MQFPKILSFCLGTAFLTIAPAVYLPASAGFFDWAPLEQVLSLSRDTQPANQSPSAGSGGSLTVVQELTLGQGDTLLKVLLAAGVNREAATRAIEAAQDFVDLRRLNVGTVVTLTLNEAGESPELVAVHLEVQPELSLTLVRAGDGGFRAAQVNGKPSLMVERVTGEIATSFRGSLISAGVPARIAGEVIQGFDHDPTLPKRVARGTSFEVIYERLAVASRRQADRIQLRYATLTTQGKQHQVYRYAPRDGEPKFLDGEGRVLNETHFITPISGGKVSSGYGMRMHPVLGDRRMHRGVDYRAPRGTPVLAAAEGVIEDMGWRGNYGLYIRIGHGERYATTYAHLDSFAPGITEGSRIRQGQAIAKVGHSGLATGDHLYFELLVDNQRVNPTTARINARERLQGADLARFRAFVRQIHVQLGEAN